In the genome of Thermosphaera aggregans DSM 11486, one region contains:
- a CDS encoding NOB1 family endonuclease has translation MSSSRERSSHNRVKTAVLDTSALLAKIYRFIPRHEIKLYTTPGAIGEVKDQENKQALEEALDLGLLEVRTPEKGFVEQALKHASMIGEVSKLSKTDIEVAALAIELKESGGTLVFTDDYSLQNLLLHMRIGFKPLKTTGISERRAYLERCPVCGYVPGEPGESKCPLCGSEIKRFKASSARQ, from the coding sequence ATGTCATCGAGTCGAGAACGATCTTCTCACAATAGGGTCAAGACAGCCGTTCTCGATACTTCAGCCCTGCTGGCAAAGATTTACCGTTTCATACCTAGGCACGAGATTAAACTGTATACGACCCCCGGCGCTATCGGAGAGGTCAAGGATCAGGAGAACAAGCAGGCGTTGGAGGAGGCTCTCGACCTAGGCTTGCTCGAGGTCAGAACACCTGAGAAAGGATTTGTTGAACAAGCCTTGAAGCACGCTTCCATGATAGGCGAAGTCTCGAAGCTTTCCAAGACAGATATAGAGGTGGCCGCGCTCGCCATTGAGCTCAAGGAGAGTGGCGGAACCCTAGTTTTCACCGACGACTACAGCTTGCAAAACCTCCTACTCCACATGAGAATTGGGTTTAAGCCTTTGAAAACCACTGGAATATCGGAAAGAAGGGCCTATCTTGAGAGATGTCCTGTGTGCGGGTATGTCCCCGGTGAACCCGGGGAGAGCAAATGCCCTTTATGCGGGAGCGAGATTAAGAGGTTTAAGGCTTCTTCAGCAAGGCAATGA
- a CDS encoding DUF371 domain-containing protein has translation MMVASEIVRAKGHPNITAKHKTTMEITKDYDLTVRGDCIIGVDADKAALDLSSKFKEALRLPGNLLYVVLESGGFREHLIAHCSRDIGATDPRRIIIRRSNFIEPATIGVYATKAAGDLDRRLINSLKSSDAVLTVRLYVLRLDDVEPVNA, from the coding sequence ATGATGGTTGCCAGCGAGATCGTGCGCGCAAAGGGACACCCAAATATCACGGCCAAGCATAAGACAACAATGGAGATAACGAAGGATTATGATTTAACGGTGAGGGGAGATTGTATAATAGGGGTTGACGCGGACAAGGCCGCGTTAGACTTGTCCAGTAAGTTTAAGGAGGCCTTAAGGCTTCCGGGAAACTTATTATACGTTGTCTTAGAGTCGGGTGGTTTCAGGGAGCACTTAATAGCACATTGCTCAAGAGACATCGGTGCAACAGATCCTCGAAGAATAATTATTAGGAGGAGCAACTTTATCGAGCCCGCGACGATAGGGGTTTACGCGACTAAGGCAGCTGGGGATCTGGACAGAAGGTTGATTAACAGTTTGAAAAGCAGTGATGCAGTGTTAACGGTCAGATTATACGTGCTTAGGCTTGACGATGTCGAACCTGTAAATGCCTGA
- a CDS encoding class I SAM-dependent methyltransferase, producing the protein MGEKVLCVEVEKTYAEKAIKALRRNNLILEDYLIERVGDKVLIPVAKTPESLEDTFFRIVECAPGYKKKLFANPPSYDSLGEVAIVRSRVLEQRAPEEVVGTLLKIHPRLKAVYVKEETVEEYRVPVLKLLWGTPVEEVIVKEYGLSFKVRLGKVYYNPRLTEEHRRVASLVRNGEVVVDLFSGIGGFPLHIASLKTALVLANDLNPTAHELLMENVKSNMKKLKGIVIALNDDARNIPERLPRGELADRVIANLPKASLGFVEVYNQVLAPGGVLHLYVLTRDVYTAIDDVSNALQGWRIIGHRLVLEYSPGSGIYRFDIVKPKHV; encoded by the coding sequence TTGGGTGAGAAAGTACTTTGCGTGGAGGTTGAAAAAACCTATGCGGAGAAAGCGATAAAGGCTTTGAGAAGAAACAATCTAATTCTTGAGGACTACTTAATAGAGAGGGTTGGTGACAAGGTACTTATTCCCGTTGCAAAAACGCCTGAATCCCTTGAAGACACATTTTTCAGGATTGTTGAATGCGCTCCGGGCTATAAGAAGAAGTTGTTCGCGAATCCTCCTTCATATGATTCACTGGGAGAAGTTGCTATTGTGAGGAGCAGGGTTTTAGAGCAGAGAGCCCCGGAGGAAGTCGTGGGAACCCTTTTAAAAATCCATCCGAGGCTAAAAGCAGTATATGTTAAGGAAGAGACCGTCGAGGAGTATAGAGTTCCAGTCCTCAAACTCCTCTGGGGAACTCCCGTTGAGGAGGTGATTGTCAAGGAGTATGGCTTAAGCTTTAAAGTCAGGCTTGGAAAAGTGTACTATAATCCAAGGCTTACCGAGGAACACAGGAGAGTGGCGTCCCTTGTGAGGAATGGGGAGGTTGTAGTGGACTTGTTTTCGGGGATAGGTGGGTTCCCGTTACACATTGCTTCGTTAAAGACCGCGCTAGTCCTGGCTAATGATTTAAACCCTACTGCCCACGAGCTTTTAATGGAGAATGTTAAATCAAATATGAAAAAACTGAAAGGAATAGTCATAGCTTTAAACGATGATGCCAGAAACATTCCTGAACGCCTGCCGAGAGGGGAGTTGGCTGACAGAGTGATTGCAAACCTTCCTAAAGCAAGCCTAGGCTTTGTCGAAGTCTACAATCAAGTTCTCGCCCCAGGCGGTGTCTTGCATTTATACGTTTTAACAAGAGATGTCTACACCGCCATCGATGATGTTAGCAACGCTCTTCAAGGGTGGAGGATTATCGGTCACAGGCTTGTGCTAGAATACTCTCCAGGCTCAGGCATTTACAGGTTCGACATCGTCAAGCCTAAGCACGTATAA
- a CDS encoding protein-L-isoaspartate O-methyltransferase, with amino-acid sequence MSFQEQKRRVIELLVDSGYLKNPRVIKALLNVPRELFIPEAMRKYAYHDTPLPIGWGQTISAIHMVAIMTEELDPEPGNKVLEIGTGSGYQAAVLAEIVAKQDSGGGHVYSIERISELASFARKNLERAGYSEHVTVVVADGTLGYKEEAPYDRIIVTAAAPDIPPPLLEQLRDPGILVAPVGDRYFQRLLIVEKRNGRIIKRWGIECVFVPLIGKYGWSESEW; translated from the coding sequence TTGAGTTTTCAAGAACAGAAGAGGAGAGTTATCGAACTCCTTGTGGACTCGGGCTACCTTAAGAACCCTAGGGTTATTAAAGCTCTCCTGAACGTGCCAAGGGAGCTGTTCATCCCGGAGGCTATGAGAAAATATGCCTACCATGATACACCGCTACCCATAGGCTGGGGTCAAACGATAAGCGCTATACACATGGTTGCTATAATGACGGAAGAGCTGGATCCTGAGCCAGGCAACAAGGTGCTAGAGATTGGGACAGGGTCAGGTTACCAGGCCGCTGTCCTAGCTGAAATAGTTGCCAAGCAGGATTCCGGTGGAGGACACGTTTACAGTATTGAGAGAATTAGTGAGCTAGCCTCTTTTGCAAGGAAAAACCTTGAGAGAGCAGGGTATTCGGAACATGTTACGGTGGTAGTCGCCGATGGAACGCTAGGCTATAAGGAAGAAGCTCCCTACGATAGAATAATAGTGACCGCTGCCGCCCCGGATATTCCCCCGCCACTGCTGGAGCAATTAAGGGATCCCGGTATCCTTGTAGCACCGGTGGGGGATCGGTACTTTCAGAGGCTCCTAATTGTCGAGAAGAGGAATGGAAGAATAATTAAGCGGTGGGGAATAGAATGCGTCTTTGTCCCCTTAATAGGCAAATATGGATGGAGCGAGAGTGAGTGGTGA
- a CDS encoding NAD(+)/NADH kinase produces MFSKIALIYKPTLKCIEIVKELSNAFSARGCETLLFTVDDLLPAEVGNSQLVVVVGGDGTFLKASSVLQETSAFILPVHCGRRGAFYETISKPPSEIVEEVLKGEFIVQYYPRLRACRGSDCRVFVNELAVTSIDQGKITGFSLAINTPGISSRLEFEGDGVLIASSPGSAAYNLSAGGPLVDAWNSLMIITPLNPMQLNLPSIVLPSFSTRVRVSCRGFSSMFIDGERTATLTRGEEVIVSGSNSYLRVIRFKPRRDIVKNVIESRTIFSQ; encoded by the coding sequence ATGTTTTCCAAGATAGCATTAATATATAAGCCAACACTTAAGTGCATTGAAATAGTTAAAGAGCTTTCAAACGCTTTCTCCGCCAGAGGCTGTGAAACACTATTGTTCACTGTTGACGATTTACTGCCGGCCGAAGTAGGGAACTCGCAATTAGTCGTCGTGGTGGGAGGCGATGGCACTTTTCTTAAAGCATCCAGTGTTCTTCAGGAAACAAGCGCTTTCATCCTACCAGTACACTGCGGTAGGCGGGGCGCTTTCTACGAAACTATTAGCAAACCCCCCTCTGAGATTGTTGAAGAGGTTTTGAAAGGAGAGTTCATAGTTCAGTATTATCCGAGGCTGAGAGCTTGCAGGGGGAGTGATTGCAGGGTATTCGTTAACGAGCTCGCGGTGACCTCAATTGATCAGGGGAAAATAACAGGCTTCTCCCTAGCTATCAATACCCCCGGCATTAGTTCGAGGCTGGAGTTTGAAGGTGATGGAGTATTGATTGCCTCATCCCCTGGTTCAGCGGCTTATAACTTGTCCGCTGGAGGACCATTAGTGGATGCTTGGAATAGTTTAATGATCATTACTCCGTTAAACCCCATGCAACTCAACCTTCCCTCAATAGTTCTCCCCTCATTCTCGACGAGGGTCCGGGTCTCTTGCAGAGGGTTTTCATCAATGTTCATAGATGGTGAGAGAACAGCAACATTAACACGCGGGGAAGAAGTCATCGTGTCGGGTTCAAACAGTTATCTCAGGGTGATAAGGTTTAAGCCTAGGAGGGATATTGTTAAAAATGTCATCGAGTCGAGAACGATCTTCTCACAATAG
- a CDS encoding PUA domain-containing protein — MEEESLKMLEDVLNELRRVYGSLTQRLVESLATPPRRLYIRVNTLRTTVEEVLEEMEKEGVRARKDEEVDEAVYVELEGPFKLPGDIDKAFIVDEKTAASVMMGSNLYRPGVLKADSIRRGELVKVVSKHGFYVGVVEAAMSSSELFRVNKGLIGVNITSVYRAPKINELSVYRKGLIYPQGLPAMVTTLFLNPREGDLVADLNASPGGKTGHVVQYTKGKSRIIAFDRNTPKIEVLKTNLEKLGLNINVLAIPYDSRYAHLDFNLNEKVNKVLIDPPCSNLGVRPKLTFDKTLTDILNNANYQKQFLKTAYSILKKGGIAVYSTCTLTLRENEEVVSYAVKELGFESVEADSRFSRLDKVYFEDIVGYRFHPLNSDMPGYFIALLKKP; from the coding sequence TTGGAAGAGGAGTCCTTGAAAATGCTGGAAGACGTGTTGAACGAGCTCAGACGAGTATACGGTAGCTTAACCCAGAGATTGGTGGAATCCCTGGCAACTCCGCCTAGGAGGCTTTACATCAGGGTTAACACGTTGAGAACAACTGTTGAAGAGGTTTTGGAGGAGATGGAGAAAGAAGGAGTTAGAGCTCGAAAGGATGAAGAAGTTGACGAAGCTGTTTACGTTGAGCTGGAAGGACCGTTTAAACTACCGGGAGATATCGACAAGGCTTTTATTGTGGACGAGAAAACCGCGGCCTCCGTTATGATGGGCTCTAACCTGTATAGGCCAGGTGTTTTGAAGGCTGATTCTATCCGGAGAGGGGAATTGGTGAAAGTGGTTTCGAAACATGGGTTCTACGTTGGAGTTGTAGAAGCAGCCATGTCCTCTAGCGAATTATTCAGGGTTAATAAGGGTTTAATTGGGGTGAATATCACATCAGTTTACCGCGCGCCAAAGATTAATGAGCTATCGGTTTATCGCAAAGGATTGATCTACCCGCAGGGGCTTCCAGCAATGGTCACCACGTTATTCCTCAACCCTAGAGAAGGAGATCTCGTTGCAGACTTGAACGCGTCGCCGGGAGGTAAGACCGGACACGTCGTCCAGTACACGAAGGGGAAGAGTAGGATAATAGCTTTCGACCGGAACACACCTAAAATTGAGGTTTTGAAAACAAACCTTGAGAAACTGGGTTTGAACATTAACGTTTTAGCCATTCCTTATGACTCTAGATACGCTCACTTAGATTTCAATCTCAATGAGAAAGTGAATAAGGTTCTAATTGACCCGCCGTGTAGCAACCTAGGCGTTAGACCTAAACTAACCTTCGACAAGACTCTCACGGATATTTTAAACAATGCTAACTACCAGAAGCAGTTTTTGAAAACAGCTTACAGCATCCTTAAGAAAGGGGGCATTGCAGTGTATTCCACCTGTACTCTTACGTTAAGAGAAAACGAGGAAGTCGTCTCGTATGCTGTGAAAGAGCTTGGTTTTGAAAGCGTTGAAGCCGATTCAAGGTTCTCGAGGCTCGATAAAGTCTATTTTGAAGACATTGTAGGCTACAGGTTCCACCCTTTAAACAGTGACATGCCAGGATACTTCATTGCCTTGCTGAAGAAGCCTTAA
- a CDS encoding DUF2283 domain-containing protein, which translates to MEKKYFIENLGNVWIEYDRQNDILYLHFTTEIGDADEEVLSEDGDVVFRLKEGRLISVMVLNFSEKIGGTII; encoded by the coding sequence GTGGAGAAAAAGTATTTTATTGAAAACCTGGGCAACGTGTGGATAGAGTATGATAGGCAAAACGACATTCTTTATTTACACTTCACCACGGAGATCGGAGACGCTGATGAAGAGGTTTTAAGCGAGGATGGCGACGTGGTTTTCAGGCTTAAAGAGGGGCGTTTAATCTCTGTAATGGTTTTAAACTTCAGCGAGAAAATAGGCGGCACTATTATTTGA